The genomic window AGGCAGACAGCTATGCTGATGATCTGCCTTATTATCAAGAAACGCCGTCAGGCCCGCAATTAATCGTCCCTTACACGCTGGACGCAAATGATATGCGTTTTGCCACACCGCAAGGATTTAATTCTGGCCCCCAGTTTTTTGATTATCTCAAAGACACGTTTGATGCCTTATATGAAGAAGGCTGTACCGGCGCGGCGCGGCTGATGTCAATTGGTTTGCATTGTCGTTTGGTGGGGCGGCCTGGCCGCATACAGGCGCTCAAAGCGTTTCTGGATTATGTGGCGCAGAAACCCGATATTTGGTTTGCCACCCGCCTTGATCTTGCGGAATGCTGGCAGGTGGCCTATCCCTATCAGCCGCGCTTCCGGCCGTCTCAGCTTGACCGGCAGAGTTTTATATCTGTTTTTGGTTCAGTTTTTGAACACTCACCTTGGGTTGCTGAACAGGCCTATGATGGCGAACGCAGCCCGGCCATGGACAGCCCTGTTGGTCTTCATACAGCCCTTTCAGTTCAGTTTCGCCTTGCGTCAGAAGAACAGCGTCTTGGGGTTCTGAACGCACATCCTGATCTGGCGGGCAAATTGGCGAAAGCAAAAAAGCTGACCGCCGCGTCAACCTCTGAACAAGCTGCTGCCGGATTGGATATATTATCAGAAGACGATCAGGTCTATTTCACCCAGCTCAATAATGCCTATAAACAAAAATTTCCGTTTCCGTTTATTCTGGCTGTAAAGGGCCGTTCTGCATCTGAAATTAAATACATATTCGAAACACGTTTGCTGAATACACAAGAACAGGAATTTACCGAGGCTTGCCAGCAGGTTGAAAAAATAGCAC from SAR116 cluster alpha proteobacterium HIMB100 includes these protein-coding regions:
- a CDS encoding OHCU decarboxylase/putative urate catabolism protein (PFAM: OHCU decarboxylase; Polysaccharide deacetylase~TIGRFAM: OHCU decarboxylase; putative urate catabolism protein); amino-acid sequence: MISGVMHQFDLTGIDQKTMSYYPRNMTGYGRHVPASPWPNKAKLAVQIVLNYEEGGERCVLHGDSESEAFLSEIVGAAPWPGQRHWNMESIYEYGARSGFWRLHDLFTARGIPITVFGVTKALARAPEQVAAMKQAGWEIACHGLKWIDYKDHSPDQERAAIAEAIRLHEAVVGTPPKGWYTGRCSEATIDLVAEQAECTYQADSYADDLPYYQETPSGPQLIVPYTLDANDMRFATPQGFNSGPQFFDYLKDTFDALYEEGCTGAARLMSIGLHCRLVGRPGRIQALKAFLDYVAQKPDIWFATRLDLAECWQVAYPYQPRFRPSQLDRQSFISVFGSVFEHSPWVAEQAYDGERSPAMDSPVGLHTALSVQFRLASEEQRLGVLNAHPDLAGKLAKAKKLTAASTSEQAAAGLDILSEDDQVYFTQLNNAYKQKFPFPFILAVKGRSASEIKYIFETRLLNTQEQEFTEACQQVEKIARLRVDDVFAQQAQQTGR